The Solanum dulcamara chromosome 2, daSolDulc1.2, whole genome shotgun sequence region acatctCCACTCCATAAATTGCGATGACAGCGTACATTTATTCACTTTTTACTGTTTCTTTGATGGTTCCCTATCTTTTTTCTTCATGCGTACTTCATTGTGTGTTGACTAGTACCTAAATTTCCTTGTTGGTCGAGTACATTAGCATTGTTTATCATTAATAATTGCCTAATGAATGCAGACCGTGGATACTATTCTGTCGAGACTGTCTCACTATTGGTTGCTCTGAAGGTCCGTTATAGAGATAGAATCACAATTCTTAGGGGAAACCACGAAAGCCGACAGATCACTCAAGTGTGAGTCACTTATGTTTTGTTCATATTGAAGTGCGTAGTGAGGTTGTCTGAAAAGATAATTGGTCTTTCTTAACAGCTGATATTCAAATGTTCCTTCTTTTCCATTGCTTAAATGGGATCTGGTTTATGTATGACATTGGGAGTTTTATGTTTATGCGATGCTACTTTATCCAAACAAAAAAGATGTTTCTGCATTGTTCTTATATTTTCCATTTAATTTACTAAACTGCTATTTTTCCAATTACAAGAATTTAGAACTTAATATGAAAATGCTGCCTATGTAAATAGTTTTTCCATATGGTGCACTCTTTATATTTGGTAATGATCTACTTTGTGCTGTTTGGTGCATGATACTTTTATGTGTGTTTCTGTCACACACTCACTTAGAGTTTTTACTTGTCTAGGATATTCCTAGATGCCACTTACTTTAAAAAGTTATCCAGTTTGGTggaattattttaatttaactttCTGCGGTGTTTAGTATCCTCTTTGCTTTTCCTTGGGTTGGGAAGAGTAGCAATGTGAACTCTACGCTTATATGGCTCAAATATCTTTCTTGAATTTTGTATGCTCTTATTGCACTCAAGCAGCGTGTATAATGGACAGTGATGCTTCTCTTCAATGTACCCAGTACAACTCTTCTTTCCATTTCTCACCCTCTTTCCCGAAATAAAAGATGATAAAAATGGAACATGGAGGTGAGGTATTAAAGTTCAGGATATCAACTCCTGGTTTTCCTTAAGAAGTTGAAGGGAGCAAGAAGACAAACGTGTTGCTTGAATTCTATGTGGCAAAAACATGTATTTAGGTCATGTCAATGAGAAGGAAGCATTAGTTTTGGAGAATCAATGATGGTCTTCTCATCCCCATGCTATTTGACAAGATAAGTTTGTTCATTGCTTCGGTTTTCCAGCTCCTATTCTGGACCTTGATTACTGATCATGattagtttctttttctttcttattttttggtttttttaaaattatttttgttatacaTTAAGGAGGGGAAGGGGAAAGATAAAGGGAAAGGGAAAGGGGAAATGTGTGAGGGGATTACAAGGTGGGGAAATTGAACCGAACCCTCACCAATAAGGTGAAAATTTAGGTAGCCAACCAACTGGACGTCTAAAATTCCCAAGGACTAAGTTATTTAGGTGGTCAAGCTTTGATAGAAATTGGTTTAGTATAGAAGTGCTGGGACAATCTGAGAACTATTATAATTCTTCCTGGTGAGTGAGATTACTAATACAAGCAAAATTGTTTACAAGGTTTATGCGAAGATCATGTATACCTGCAGTCAACCTCCTAATATTGCCATTCCCCACCCCTGGTTTCTAAAAGTCATGAAATTCTTTGGAGAAAAGGCTTGAAATAGTCCTTTCTCTTTGAGTTTAGACTCAAAGTCATCCTTGTTTTTTCACATGGAGCACTAATAGTCCTTTATGTTTATAGTATTGGTGCAGTTTTGTTTTGCCCTCAAACTTGTCTTTACTTTTTTTGAGATCGAAAGGTTCATCACGTCAGATTTCATGTGCAACAATACAAAATTTCTTTCCTTGCAACGCTATTTGtctaatttgaaaaataaaggtAGATTCTTGATTTAATTAGCTGCAAGGATGTTTGGACCAAATAGGATTTAGCAATGGACAAATTTTATAGCTAAACAACAAAATTCATCGCTACTCCTATTCATTCATCGATTTTTGTTAGCTACAAGCAAATTAGCGACGAAGTTTGCAGCTAAATCCAGTTTTCTTAATAGAACACTCTTCTTCTCATCTTCTCTCATGGGGTTATTGTTTCTACTAAATATAGAGGAAGAAGACTAAGCATTCTATACACGAAATTGTGAACAAAACTAACATTagaaaatagatgaaaatttGAGAGAGGACCAAAAGTGCACTAATATTACAAACATGAGGGACTATTAGTGCTCCATGTGAAAAAATAAGGATGACTTTGAGTCTTAGCCCAAAGATAAGGGTCTATTTTGGGCCTTTTCTCAAATACTTTGCATGGACAAACTTAGCAATCAAATTCAACAGGAGGATATCGTAACTAAGTAGTTGGACAATGATGTCATATTAGAAGCTTGAATGTTAAGTTGCTAAATCTTTTAGAAAGTCTCTTCTTACACATGTGTTTTTAGTTATCTTTTAACCAAAGGATTGGCATTGTTAACTTGAGTCACACTTGAGCATTACACCCCCTCCACTTGTGCATTGAGATACTTcttcagagcacaaggtttacaTAAGCAACTTTGCTCTCTAACCACTCAATAGATGTTTAACTTATGGTTACTTATCAATGAAGGTATCACTTGGCAATCCTTTTAAGTTTTTAATTGATAAGTATATTTTTGGGCAGTCTTGTGGGGATGAATCATCTATGCTACTGCAACTCATGATCAGCTTCCCTACTTGTTTTACGCTGAATACAATGTGACTGCAGGTTAAAGTCATGTTTGCATTAATTGACAGATCCCTTTTTCTGTTAGGTATGGGTTTTATGATGAATGCTTGAGGAAGTATGGAAATGCTAATGTTTGGAAGTATTTCACTGATCTCTTTGATTATCTACCATTGACGGCACTTATAGAGAGTCAGGTTTGAGATCTTTTTGAACTGGCAATTTACTTGAACGTAATTGTTGGCGAATTTAACAAGCCTAATTTACTCAAAACTGTAGATATTCTGTTTGCATGGAGGACTCTCACCATCCCTTGATACACTCGATAACATCCGAGCACTGGACCGTATACAAGAGGTATAGAAATAGTTGTGTGATTCAAGCtttgcatgttcatgaaattttAAACTAGTTCGCATTGTATTTTATCACTGCCTACTCTCCCTCCTCTTGCTCTGTCTGACACCCATGTATCAAGTTAATTTCCTAATTACCTAACAAAATTGATCATTATGGCACAACAGGACTACAGATGTGGGTTACATCCTTTTTGTTCAACAGGACTACAGATACAACCAAACCAATCAAGACTTGAACAGGAAGAAAATTATTTGTTTCTATTatgatgagtttgaaagagtctcattttctttctaatGTGTTGTAGAATAGGTTCAATAATGTTTTGTATATGTTGCATAGTGGCTTGTAGTGTAGCCTATTCACTAGTGAATGTGATCCACTTACTATTAACACTTTTCTATCTTTTAGTTGCTCCACACCTATTTCCTCTAGTGGCTGCCATTGTTTCAGATGTTTCAtgatttttatatctttatggCAATGTTACTGATCATGTACTATTGCTTCTTTGTTGTGGTTAGGTACCACATGAAGGACCGATGTGTGATCTCCTGTGGTCTGATCCAGACGATCGCTGTGGTTGGGGAATATCACCTCGAGGGGCTGGTTACACATTTGGACAGGATATAGCATCTCAGTTCAATCACACTAATGGTCTCTCACTGATTTCTAGAGCCCATCAGCTTGTCATGGAAGGTTATAATTGGTGTCAGGTCTGTAGATATAAACTGAACACTTTCTTCCGTATCTCTAATGTAAAAAATTCTATTGTCCATTCCGTTGGAACTTCTTGTCTCTCAGGTATTAGTTTGTACTTCTAACCTGATATTGGTTGCTTTTTGGCAGGATAAGAATGTTGTAACAGTATTTAGCGCTCCAAACTATTGTTACCGGTGTGGTAATATGGCTGCAATTCTAGAAATAAGTGAAAACATGGAGCAGAATTTCCTTCAGTTTGACCCAGCTCCTCGGCAGATTGAGCCTGATACTACAAGGAAGACTCCTGACTACTTCTTGTGATTCGAATACTTGAGCTGACTGTATCCCGCCCATCAATATCGTATCCCTGTAGATGTGTCTTAAAAAAAGAGTTATGTTATTTGAGGattaatatcatcatcattCTTTTGTTTGGAGTTTGCTCTGCTGCTGGCTTTTAACATATGCCCGGAGATTCGCCAGAGTTTTGACGAAAGGCCTTAGTGTCTTGTCGtgtatatttttctcaaaaagaagCAGCAATAACATGGTACATTGTGATCTGTAATTTGAAATTCATCGTAGAAAGCATGTTTCTTTTAGATGTGAAGTCCTCAACTACCTACTAAGTTTCAACTCGAAGTCTCGACCTTCATATTTTCTATCTATGGTCATATGTCCTCGATAAGTTGCAGGTGTTCCATCTCTAGTCATTTTGACTTCCCAATTggtttctctttctctctctctctctctgttaTGGAGAAACCGAAAGTTTCAAATAATGTGAGGACTAAAAAAGTTTGTATGCACGTTTCTCAAGTCGAGGATTAATTTCATTTAGTGAAACACATCTTTTTAAATAGTTGAGATGCTACAGAAATGTATTTGAAATTTCCAAAGCATAAACTTTACCTTTCAGTGAAAAGTTTCAAAAGATGTTTGAATacttaaaatgtattttttaaaaaggctTTTTCcgttgaaaaataataatttagataatgTAGATATTTGTTTTTTCGAATCCAGAAAATGCTATTGAAATGTATTTGAGAATTTTATAAAGCTCCATACCATGGTGTAAACTTCACATCTCATCAAAAGTTTCAAATAATGAAAGACCAAACACGCATTTCTTAAGTTAATGACAATTCCAAATAGTGTAAACACGTTTTTTTGGCCAATCCACGAAGAAAATTAACAAATCATCTGCATTATTTTGGTACAAATCATGTCATCTATTGATACCTCTAGTAGCTCGTTTAGTGCAACGTTTAAACTTCGAGCACAAAGTAAAATCCTCGTCTTTAATTTGCATACATTTGTCATTTAGAAACAAAAGTGTAAACATATctgggggggagggggggcgCAAAACACAATGAATTTGAAAATTCTAATTCTGCTGTCAACCATACAGAGAGAGACGTGCAAGGGGAGATTGTAAACTAAGAATGTTTATatgaaaaattcaaaagaaTATACAGTACAAACAAGATATGATCACCTTCTATCCAGTCTCGAGTTACTCTTCATACTCTTATCTTTTTCTAATTATAAAATGATCGAATGAATTTACTAAAACATTTTACACGTATTCAAACATGTTTAACAGCAAACCTACTAGAATTGCAACCTTGGACCAaggaaataaaaagataaaaaaaaaaatcctaagcTGCAAACGTACAGATTTTTAGTTAGAATCGAGAATTAGTTGGAAGTCTGACTGGTCCAGCACCCGCTCGCCTTTTTCTGAAGTATATTGCTGAACCACTGACAAT contains the following coding sequences:
- the LOC129880254 gene encoding serine/threonine-protein phosphatase PP2A-2 catalytic subunit-like produces the protein MPSHADVDRQIEQLMECKPLSEAEVKTLCDQARAILVEEWNVQPVKCPVTVCGDIHGQFYDLIELFRIGGNAPDTNYLFMGDYVDRGYYSVETVSLLVALKVRYRDRITILRGNHESRQITQVYGFYDECLRKYGNANVWKYFTDLFDYLPLTALIESQIFCLHGGLSPSLDTLDNIRALDRIQEVPHEGPMCDLLWSDPDDRCGWGISPRGAGYTFGQDIASQFNHTNGLSLISRAHQLVMEGYNWCQDKNVVTVFSAPNYCYRCGNMAAILEISENMEQNFLQFDPAPRQIEPDTTRKTPDYFL